From Topomyia yanbarensis strain Yona2022 chromosome 1, ASM3024719v1, whole genome shotgun sequence, one genomic window encodes:
- the LOC131685562 gene encoding uncharacterized protein LOC131685562, which produces MSDDKSPTSLFIFNDQSPEKKHYDFNFALPPPTAPSPQVQPMDVDTSGPIKLPEELSDAQIASEKKQKLNSGKVRRKIRKLTSIDESLSRKHESGWLCQLGGIRSIMVCSFVILVIAVLVGIFAKDDLRKDFYKMYRNHHQLLLYGVEDYCLQELDFSNVTKALKARVVGQQLAVDQISDFFNRHRDDPYSSLALSGPVGVGKSLTAELIGNNFQWRSNVHRFTWGIAITAEQQFSNFQSFLYSLRNGASTELNCGHNLLIIDNLEATDAGLVNKINNRLKFVSEKDNVQLTALFVFQGASAGDSSCLRGLNGNIEQVTLRSLTENDLEQCIRLEAKELGVDLGEDTRLVNIVMSSVDVHRYGCKGVRAKVSLYS; this is translated from the exons ATG TCCGACGACAAATCGCCCACCAGCCTCTTCATCTTCAACGATCAAAGTCCGGAGAAGAAACATTACGATTTCAATTTTGCGTTACCTCCGCCTACCGCGCCGTCACCACAGGTTCAACCTATGGACGTGGATACGTCCGGACCGATCAAGCTACCGGAGGAATTATCCGACGCTCAAATTGCTAGTGAGAAGAAGCAGAAGCTGAACAGTGGTAAGGTTAGACGGAAAATACGGAAGCTAACAAGCATAGACGAATCTCTATCCAGGAAACACGAATCGGGTTGGTTATGTCAACTGGGGGGAATTCGTTCGATTATGGTGTGCTCGTTTGTTATTCTGGTCATCGCTGTGCTGGTGGGAATATTTGCAAAGGATGACCTGCGGAAAGATTTCTACAAAATGTACAGAAACCATCATCAATTGTTGCTGTACGGAGTCGAGGACTACTGTCTGCAAGAGCTGGATTTTTCCAACGTGACAAAGGCACTGAAGGCGCGAGTCGTGGGGCAGCAGCTTGCTGTTGATCAAATATCTGATTTTTTCAATCGACATCGAGATGATCCTTATTCTTCGCTAGCACTGAGTGGACCGGTGGGCGTTGGAAAAAGTCTCACTGCTGAACTGATTGGCAACAACTTTCAGTGGCGGTCGAATGTGCATCGGTTTACCTGGGGTATTGCCATAACTGCGGAACAACAGTTTTCCAACTTTCAGTCGTTTCTGTATTCGCTCAGAAACGGTGCCTCAACCGAATTAAACTGTGGCCATAATTTGTTGATTATTGATAATCTGGAAGCGACTGACGCTGGCTTGGTCAATAAAATTAACAACCGGCTGAAGTTTGTGTCGGAGAAGGATAACGTGCAGCTGACGGCGTTGTTCGTGTTTCAGGGAGCTTCTGCTGGTGATTCCAGCTGCCTCAGGGGTTTGAATGGGAACATCGAACAAGTGACTCTAAGGTCACTTACGGAGAACGACTTAGAACAGTGTATTCGCTTGGAGGCTAAGGAATTGGGAGTTGATTTGGGCGAAGATACGCGGCTGGTCAATATTGTGATGAGCAGCGTGGATGTGCACCGGTATGGCTGCAAGGGCGTACGAGCCAAGGTTAGCTTGTACTCGTAA